The nucleotide sequence GCGGAACCGTACACGGGGTCGGTTGCCGCTCCATTGTACACATAGCCCAGATCGCGCGTCGTATCGCATCCCACGAAGTCATCGCCCGCGTGTCCGAGATCCGGATCGGACCACTGCGCGATGTACATACTGTCCACCAGCGCGCCGCTCTTGTTGATGAGTACTGTGCTGCTGAAGATCGTATTGCCGATCACGCCGCCGCGCCGGTATCCCCAGATCGTGCGTTGCATCTCGATCCCTATCGGCGGACAACCGGCGAGGTACTGCGTACGCGCGGTATCGAGATCGTTCGACACGTACCAGAGCGTTTGGTCCGCGCCGGGCTGTCCGGGGACATCCACCGCGGGATCATAGGCGCCATTCGTGTCCACATCCGTGAACGGCGCGCCGATGGCCGCCGGCCACTCGTTCCAATCCTCAACGTATCGGTCATACAGGTCGCGTGCGGTCACGGTTTCGAAGCGGGCGATAGAAGACACCTCATCGGCGTTCAGCATCGCTTCAACATCCGCGAACGCCTTGCCCGGATGAACATCCGGGCGCACGCGGTACATCCGGTACGCCGGCAGGCTGGCATCCGCGGCAATGGGATCGGTGGAGGGGCCGCCATTCGCGATGATGGGGCCGGCCTGGAGTCCGTGGCGGTATACCGAACCGCCAACTTTCGGAACAGCACGGCCTTTGTGATAGCCGCCCCAGACAAGACCATCCTGGAACACGGTCGTTTTGGTGGTCCCTATGGGGAACTCAAACCCCTCGTTGTTCGTGGAGAACGGATTGTTCGACCCGTCGCCGTTGTTGCCGTAGTAGTTGAAGATGTTGTTGATGAGGAACGGGCGGTACGAATCGTTGGTGAGAGTGCTGCGGGGTGCGTTCAGCTTCTCATTGCCCGCCGCATGGAGTGGGATGGATGCGGCCGAAAGGACAGTAAGTGTGATCAACGTACACAACCCTGTGCGGCGTACGGGTGCTATCTTCATTGATGACTCCCCTCAACAATGAACCCACAGCGTCCAGCGTGAATGGCCGGGAGAGACCACTGCGCGCAAAGTCAATGCGCATCAGAAGCTCACCGGCGGCGCATCTCCGGTGTGGCACCCATAAGATACTCAACGTATTGTTGCGGGTCAACCACGCCGGCGGGTGCACCCCTTCATGATTTCGGTGCGACCACGAATGGTGCAACTCACCTCCGGGAAGCGTACATTCAGTTTCACACGCCCACAGCCATCGGAACCTTCACCCATGTCATCGGACCGCATCCTGAGATCCCCACGGACCGCAGCGATACTCTGCCTCCTGTTGCTGCTGCCGGGCACCTTCGCCATCGGGCGGGACACCACCGTCATTGTCGTGCATGCGGACCGAGTGCGCACGCCAGTCACCTACGGCATCGGGGCATCGTGGCACGCCGTCAGCGAAGACTCCATCGACATGGACACATCGTACACGTGGGCCCTCCGCACCATCAATGCACGCGGAAGCGCCTGGGGCGGCAACCCGCCGCTTGCCGACACCGCGGCATGGCGACAGCTCGCGTGGCATGCGCGGTGGCTGGGGTTCACGTTCCTGCGCGTGGAGCTGGAAGCGCGGATGTACGAACCCGCGCGGAACATCTTCGACTGGAACAACGAGGAGATGGGGGCGTTGTACCGGATCCTCGACCATGCCGAGGCCAGCGGGGTGAACGTCTTCCTGCAGCAGATGTGGAGCAACGTCGGGTGGAACGCCTATCCCGGCGTGCAGCCGTTGTTGAGCGCGCCGCGGTCCGTGGATGATTTCGCGGAGGGGCTTGCCGCGCTCATGGAGCATCTCACGCGCGTGAAGGGGTACACCTGCATCCGGTGGTTGTGCATTACCAACGAGCCACCGGGAGGGAGCTGGGGGTCGTGGTGGATGACCGGCGACAGTGCCGCGCCATACACACCTGCGTTGCGGGCCGTGCGACGTGCGCTCGATGCGCGGGGGCTCAGCGTGGCGCTCTCCGGCCCCGACTGGACCGACCTTCCGTTGTTCGACAGCACAAAGATCGACTTCGATCCCTACATCAGCGCTTACGACATCCATTCGTATCAGGGGATCGACAGTGCGAAGCAGCAGCGGCTGGGGGCGTGGGTGCGCTGGGCCCGGGCGCACGAAAAACCGATGTTCCTGTCGGAGATCGGCGACATGTCGCTCGGCTGGCGCGACACCAATGCCGGTCCGAAGACATTCGCGGCTGCGCTCTCCAATGCCGAATCCATACTGCGCGGGCTGGATGCAGGGGTGAGCGCATTCAACCGGTGGAGCTTCACCAACCGGGGCGATCTGGACGGACAGTGGCAGCTCGTGCGCACGTGGGACATCCAGCAGAAGCGGTATCTTGACGGCGTCCGGATCGAGCCGGCGGCGTATTACGGGTACGGCATCATCACGCGGTTCTGGATCCCGGGGGCATCCGTGCTCGTCACCGATGCGGTGGCGGACACGCTCATCCTTGCGCAGGCGTTGCGGGGGGCGGAGGGGGAGATCACCATCTACATCGTGAACAAGGGGCGATCAGCCAGCGCGGTGACTGTGATGGTAAGCGGCGGCGGCAGCAGTGACAGGACGCTGTACCGGTATGTGGCTGCGGAAGAGACCGTCGATCGGCCGGACTATCGCATGGACCCTTCTCTGGTGATACAGAAGAGGGGTGAGCCGATCCGGGTGGTGCTGCCGGCGCGGAGCATCACCACCTTATCGTCATTGAAGATGCCGCATGAAGCGCCGGCGCGGCGGTGAGGCCGCACCTGCACGGATCAAATCGTCCACAATCTTAGTGCGAGGCCAGCAATTCTTCGACCTGCACGTCCAGTGCGCGTGCGAAGTTTTGAAGAAGGGCGACCTTTGGCAGATAGTCCCCTTTTTCGATCCGCAGGATGGACCACCGGGAGGATCCAACCTTCGCAGCCAGGGCCTCCTGGGTGATGCCGTGATGTTCGCGTGTGGCTCTGAGTTTCGCCCCGAATGACCTGGCGGTCAGCTTCCGTTCCCGAAGGGACGCAGCTTTGCGTTCCGGGGCTTTGCACACTGCGAATTCGCGCAGGACATCATGAGGGACAGGGATCTCCGCACCTCCACCGGCCGTGAGCGTGATGAATGTCCGCTCGCCGGCGATCCGCAATGAATCCCAATGGATGTCGTCTTCCTCGGCGATACGGCGCAGCGACCTGAATGGTACCACGGCACGGACGTTGTCGCCGAAGCGCACATGAAGCCCGTCGTCCGAGAACCGTGCGTTCACGATGATCTCTCCCGGCTTCCTCTCCGCTGTCCCGACGAGAAAGCGCAGCAGCCGGTCTTGACCATTCCTCCCCTCAAAGACCCTCGCGCCGGAGAGATCAAGCCATTCCCGGAGGAGGGCCTGCGACGTGGACCGTTGATCCATCCCTTCGGAGAGCAGGAAGATCGGGGAAGAATGCCTCGTGTGGTGAAGGAATCCCCGTAACTGTTCAGTCCGGGGTACACGTGCCTGGTCGATCTTCACGATCCAGAGAGTGTTCGCAGCATCATGCGACAGCACGGGGAGCTGCTCCATCGCGGACCAGTCATGTGATCCTGTCCGGCGAAACACCCATCGGATGCTCTCCTCCAGATCGGACTCGAACCCTACGATCCTGACTCCGAACTCCCTGTGGTCTGCCTTCTTCATTCTCGATCGCTTTGTTCGTTCACTTCAGCCCAGACGGCAAGAGCATGCACACGGTGCCTGGATACCACACGCTCCAGCATCCGGGATTCCCGTTGCGAGACGGCATCCATGACCCGAAGATCGAACAGTGACACCCGCGAGACTTTGCCGTCATAGTACACATGAACATGCGGTGGCGGATGTTCATCCCGCACGTGCACGTAGATCACATACTTGCCATCCGTCGCAATACGGGGCATGACGCGGACTCTCCCAATGTAGCATAACTGCTACACACTGTCAAACGGTGCCATACTGGAAGTACACACATCATGCCCGTAGTACGAAGTGTCTGTGGAAATATATGCGGAAAGAGGACTAGGCACCGGCACTATGTACTCACCACTGATTCAGCTGGTTCAGTGCCTCTTCCAGAGATTCCTTCGGTCCGTCGGATTCGTTTGAACTGTACTCCTTCCCATCCTTCGTTGCTGACCAATCCCATCCGTGCCGCATGGAGCAGAGTACGGTGAGTTGGTCGCCGGGGCCGGACAGCCGGCCACCCAGCCCATCGCGGGTGATCTCGCTCGCGAGCCGGAGACACTCGTTGAGGTAGTCCGTGGTCTCGGGTTCGGGCATATAGGTGCCGCCGTAGGGAAGTTGCACGAGCAGGCGGAGCGGGCCTTTCACCACATAGTAGTGCATCATATACGAGTTCATGCCGTAGCCATCGTGCGCGAGGATCGCGTAGTCCTGCAGCGCAGGATCGTCGAGTTCGTCAGCGTGCGCCTCGAAGGCGAACGGGGCCAATTCATCCGTGCGGGTCGTGAAGCCCCAGTCGCGCTGCTCCATGAGGCGGGCAGCAAGGTCCTCCGGGATCTCGGGGAAGAATATCCCCGATGCCTCGATGAGCGTGCGCGCCCTGGCGGCGATGCTCGTGTCCCCTTCTGCTGGCGCGGATGCAGCAGTGACTATTTCCAGCGCAGACCGCCGACGTGTCGATGTGTTCAGCAGATCGAGTGGAGAAACGTATCGTGTCCTCATACTCCCCTGTTCTCCCTGTTGATGAAACCGCGTGTTCCATGAAGTGTTGCCCGCGCGATGCCGTCCTCGAAGAACGTGAGGGCGTCGTACATCGGCGGGATGATGAGTTCGAGTTCACCTATTCTGCCAGGTACGATGCTGAATTCGTCTCTTCCCTAAGATACGCCGGGCGCTCGAGGCGACAGGATCAGAATCTGATACAAATGAAGGGCTGCCGGGGAGAAGTGAAGGAATCGGGGATTGATGGTGGCATGTGCGGGGAACAAACAATTTGACGAGGGAAGGCGCAGCGGGGCGGTCTGACTCATCGGCCGCGGACAGGATCGATCGCCGGTCCCCGCTGCAAATCTAGTGCTGCGGCATCTCTCCCGAGGGAGATCCCTTGCCATCAGCAAGCGCATTGACACCCGTCAGCACATCGTGGGCGATG is from Ignavibacteriota bacterium and encodes:
- a CDS encoding cellulase family glycosylhydrolase; protein product: MSSDRILRSPRTAAILCLLLLLPGTFAIGRDTTVIVVHADRVRTPVTYGIGASWHAVSEDSIDMDTSYTWALRTINARGSAWGGNPPLADTAAWRQLAWHARWLGFTFLRVELEARMYEPARNIFDWNNEEMGALYRILDHAEASGVNVFLQQMWSNVGWNAYPGVQPLLSAPRSVDDFAEGLAALMEHLTRVKGYTCIRWLCITNEPPGGSWGSWWMTGDSAAPYTPALRAVRRALDARGLSVALSGPDWTDLPLFDSTKIDFDPYISAYDIHSYQGIDSAKQQRLGAWVRWARAHEKPMFLSEIGDMSLGWRDTNAGPKTFAAALSNAESILRGLDAGVSAFNRWSFTNRGDLDGQWQLVRTWDIQQKRYLDGVRIEPAAYYGYGIITRFWIPGASVLVTDAVADTLILAQALRGAEGEITIYIVNKGRSASAVTVMVSGGGSSDRTLYRYVAAEETVDRPDYRMDPSLVIQKRGEPIRVVLPARSITTLSSLKMPHEAPARR
- a CDS encoding helix-turn-helix transcriptional regulator: MDQRSTSQALLREWLDLSGARVFEGRNGQDRLLRFLVGTAERKPGEIIVNARFSDDGLHVRFGDNVRAVVPFRSLRRIAEEDDIHWDSLRIAGERTFITLTAGGGAEIPVPHDVLREFAVCKAPERKAASLRERKLTARSFGAKLRATREHHGITQEALAAKVGSSRWSILRIEKGDYLPKVALLQNFARALDVQVEELLASH
- a CDS encoding DUF4160 domain-containing protein — protein: MPRIATDGKYVIYVHVRDEHPPPHVHVYYDGKVSRVSLFDLRVMDAVSQRESRMLERVVSRHRVHALAVWAEVNEQSDRE